One region of Streptomyces sp. NBC_00442 genomic DNA includes:
- a CDS encoding MFS transporter: MGPAAGGLLLRAFGWRSVFYINLPLCGAMLIAAVVILPKRRWLGTGDRLPDPVGSIALALGIGGVVSALTEGDTWGWTDVRTVGLGLAGLVLVAVTVLRSRSHPAPALEMSVWRSPVFRTANVGLGLLNMTMFAWMLAAPLFAADIWHWSVLRAAGALSVGAVSSMAGSLAAGRLTRPATQVKVTVLGALSFTGSNAIWASGLFGATPNFLGGWLPAAILGGGGLGLAITCLSSLAAGTVPPAKFAGGLGMTLTVRQVGGSVGVAGFASIMASGPAPGGISSFHHVYVGAMAVNILCAAVVCTMLLVLRPKPAPAVAAPAPAPQDRGATPAP, encoded by the coding sequence ATCGGACCGGCCGCGGGTGGCCTCCTGCTGCGCGCCTTCGGCTGGCGCTCCGTGTTCTACATCAACCTGCCGCTGTGCGGCGCGATGCTGATCGCTGCCGTGGTGATCCTGCCGAAGCGGCGCTGGCTCGGCACCGGGGACCGGTTGCCGGACCCGGTGGGCAGCATCGCGCTCGCCCTGGGCATCGGCGGCGTGGTGAGCGCCCTTACCGAGGGTGATACCTGGGGCTGGACGGACGTCCGCACCGTCGGACTCGGCCTTGCCGGACTCGTGCTCGTCGCGGTGACCGTGCTGCGTTCGCGCAGCCACCCCGCTCCGGCCCTGGAGATGTCGGTGTGGCGCAGCCCTGTCTTCCGCACCGCCAACGTGGGCCTCGGGCTGCTCAACATGACGATGTTCGCGTGGATGCTGGCGGCCCCGCTGTTCGCCGCCGACATCTGGCACTGGTCGGTCCTCCGGGCGGCCGGGGCGCTGAGCGTCGGCGCGGTCTCCTCGATGGCCGGCTCCCTGGCCGCCGGGCGGCTCACCCGTCCCGCTACCCAGGTGAAGGTGACGGTCCTCGGCGCGCTGTCCTTCACCGGCAGCAACGCCATCTGGGCCTCCGGCCTCTTCGGCGCGACGCCCAACTTCCTGGGCGGCTGGCTTCCTGCCGCGATCCTCGGCGGCGGCGGGCTCGGCCTCGCCATCACCTGCCTGTCGTCGCTCGCGGCCGGGACGGTGCCGCCCGCGAAGTTCGCGGGCGGCCTCGGCATGACCCTGACGGTCCGCCAGGTCGGCGGCTCGGTCGGCGTCGCGGGATTCGCCTCGATCATGGCCTCGGGACCGGCGCCCGGCGGCATCTCGTCCTTCCATCACGTGTATGTCGGGGCGATGGCCGTCAACATCCTGTGCGCGGCCGTGGTGTGCACCATGCTCCTCGTGCTCCGGCCGAAGCCGGCGCCGGCGGTCGCGGCGCCGGCGCCGGCCCCGCAGGACCGGGGGGCCACCCCGGCCCCGTAA
- a CDS encoding acetyl-CoA C-acetyltransferase has protein sequence MSGSVILAGARTPTGRLLGALKDFSGAQLGAIAIRAALEKAGVAPEQVEYTIMGQVLTAGAGQIPARQAAVAAGIPMSVPALTVNKVCLSGIDSIALADQLIRAGEFDLVVAGGQESMSQAPHVLPQSRAGFKAGDVQMIDHMIHDGLFCPFDQVGMGVSTEKYNSRYDGVTREKQDAFAAASHQRAAAAAAAGRFAEEMAPVTVPQRKGDPVVCDTDEGVRPDTTAEVLAKLRPVYDADGTITAGTASQISDGAAAVVVASKAKAEELGLSWIAEIGAHGVVAGPDASLHEQPSNAIRAALTKAKLEASDLDLVEINEAFSAVGIVSTEQLGLSPDIVNVDGGAIALGHPIGASGARLVVHLAYELRRRGGGLGAAALCGGGGQGDALLIRVPSA, from the coding sequence GTGTCCGGTTCCGTCATCCTGGCTGGGGCCCGTACCCCCACCGGTCGCCTGCTCGGGGCTCTGAAGGACTTCTCCGGTGCTCAGCTCGGAGCCATCGCGATCAGGGCGGCCCTGGAGAAGGCCGGGGTGGCTCCCGAGCAGGTGGAGTACACCATCATGGGGCAGGTGCTCACCGCGGGCGCCGGCCAGATCCCGGCCCGCCAGGCCGCGGTGGCCGCCGGCATCCCGATGAGCGTTCCGGCGCTGACCGTCAACAAGGTGTGCCTGTCCGGCATCGACTCCATCGCGCTGGCCGACCAGCTGATCAGGGCCGGCGAGTTCGACCTGGTCGTGGCGGGCGGCCAGGAGTCCATGTCGCAGGCTCCGCACGTTCTTCCCCAGTCGCGTGCCGGCTTCAAGGCCGGTGACGTGCAGATGATCGACCACATGATCCACGACGGCCTGTTCTGCCCCTTCGACCAAGTGGGCATGGGCGTCTCGACCGAGAAGTACAACAGCCGCTACGACGGGGTCACCCGCGAGAAGCAGGACGCCTTCGCCGCGGCCTCGCACCAGCGGGCCGCGGCCGCGGCGGCGGCCGGCCGGTTCGCCGAGGAGATGGCGCCGGTCACGGTCCCGCAGCGCAAGGGCGACCCGGTGGTGTGCGACACCGATGAGGGTGTGCGTCCCGACACCACCGCGGAGGTCCTGGCCAAGCTGCGGCCCGTGTACGACGCCGACGGCACCATCACGGCCGGCACCGCGTCCCAGATCTCCGACGGCGCCGCGGCCGTGGTCGTGGCGAGCAAGGCCAAGGCCGAGGAGCTCGGGCTCTCCTGGATCGCCGAGATCGGCGCCCACGGCGTGGTGGCCGGCCCGGACGCGAGCCTGCACGAACAGCCGTCGAACGCGATCAGGGCTGCGCTGACCAAGGCCAAGCTGGAGGCGTCCGACCTGGACCTGGTGGAGATCAACGAGGCGTTCTCCGCCGTCGGCATCGTCTCCACCGAGCAGTTGGGCCTCAGCCCCGACATCGTGAACGTCGACGGCGGGGCCATCGCGCTCGGCCACCCGATCGGCGCTTCCGGCGCCCGGCTCGTGGTGCATCTGGCGTACGAGCTGCGCCGTCGCGGCGGCGGTCTCGGCGCGGCGGCGCTGTGCGGCGGCGGCGGGCAGGGCGACGCGCTGCTGATCCGCGTGCCGTCCGCCTGA
- a CDS encoding EF-hand domain-containing protein has protein sequence MASAFQVHKLKGMFAAFDADGDGCLREEDFTALVARWRRMPAVAPGTELHERVEALLMGWWAALLDAGNTKGDGTVDMSEFLGLVDELPARVAEVTATADTLFDAVDANRDGRIDADEHRTLVETWNGRPVDMAGVFELLDLNGDGHLSREEFALLWRQFWISDDPAEPGNWLCGRIPAR, from the coding sequence ATGGCCAGCGCGTTTCAGGTACACAAGCTCAAGGGCATGTTCGCCGCGTTCGACGCGGACGGTGACGGTTGCCTCCGCGAAGAGGATTTCACCGCGCTCGTCGCCCGGTGGCGGCGGATGCCGGCCGTGGCCCCCGGGACGGAGCTGCACGAGCGGGTCGAGGCGCTCCTGATGGGATGGTGGGCGGCGCTGCTCGACGCCGGGAACACCAAGGGCGACGGCACGGTGGACATGAGCGAATTCCTGGGCCTGGTCGATGAGTTGCCCGCCAGGGTCGCCGAGGTCACCGCGACGGCCGACACCCTCTTCGACGCCGTGGACGCCAATCGCGACGGCCGCATCGACGCCGACGAACACCGCACCCTCGTCGAGACGTGGAACGGCCGCCCCGTGGACATGGCCGGCGTCTTCGAGCTGCTCGACCTGAACGGCGACGGCCACCTCAGCCGTGAGGAATTCGCCCTCCTGTGGCGCCAGTTCTGGATCAGCGACGACCCCGCGGAACCGGGCAACTGGCTCTGCGGCCGTATCCCCGCGCGGTAG
- a CDS encoding glutaredoxin domain-containing protein — translation MTDDQSGVVLYWRPMCAFCIRLRLRLLFTPLRYVKVNIWRDPEAAAFVRSVADGNETVPTVTVAGRPMVNPSKKELLAAVAAHSPGSMSRTGRPATSASDVPD, via the coding sequence GTGACCGACGACCAGAGCGGCGTGGTCCTGTACTGGCGCCCCATGTGCGCCTTCTGCATCAGACTCCGTCTGCGGCTGCTGTTCACGCCGCTGCGCTACGTCAAGGTGAACATCTGGCGGGACCCCGAGGCGGCCGCGTTCGTCCGGTCGGTCGCGGACGGGAACGAGACCGTGCCCACCGTGACGGTGGCCGGGCGCCCGATGGTGAACCCGTCGAAGAAAGAACTGCTCGCCGCGGTCGCGGCCCACTCCCCGGGCTCGATGTCCCGCACCGGCCGGCCGGCCACGTCCGCGTCCGACGTGCCCGACTGA
- a CDS encoding 2OG-Fe(II) oxygenase, with the protein MSTTTARTAVGDRPAADDWSALAGELDAHGHALTRQLLTPGECREITALYDDTERFRTTIDMARYRFGSGEYRYFTHELPPVVAELRAAFYPRLLVVARDWAEKLGKPAPWPDSLDEWLAMCHAAGQDRSAQILLRYGPGDWNALHRDVFGDMLFPLQVVIGLDAPDVDYSGGEFLMTEQRPRAQTRGSATVLPQGHGLIFTTRDRPVASRRGWSNGPMRHGVSTVRSGRRHTLGLVFHDAA; encoded by the coding sequence ATGAGCACCACCACCGCACGCACGGCCGTCGGAGACCGCCCCGCCGCCGACGACTGGAGCGCCCTGGCCGGCGAACTCGACGCGCACGGGCACGCGTTGACCCGGCAGCTCCTCACGCCCGGCGAATGCCGGGAGATCACCGCCCTGTACGACGACACGGAGCGGTTCCGCACCACCATCGACATGGCCCGCTACCGGTTCGGCTCCGGCGAGTACCGCTACTTCACCCATGAACTACCTCCTGTCGTAGCCGAGTTGAGGGCCGCCTTCTATCCGCGTCTGCTCGTCGTCGCCCGCGACTGGGCCGAGAAGCTCGGTAAGCCCGCGCCTTGGCCCGACAGCCTCGACGAGTGGCTGGCGATGTGCCACGCGGCAGGTCAGGACCGCTCGGCGCAGATCCTGCTGCGCTACGGACCCGGCGACTGGAACGCACTGCACCGCGACGTGTTCGGCGACATGCTCTTCCCCCTCCAGGTCGTCATCGGCCTGGACGCACCGGATGTCGACTACAGCGGGGGCGAGTTCCTGATGACCGAGCAGCGCCCACGCGCCCAGACCCGCGGCTCGGCCACCGTCCTGCCCCAGGGGCACGGCCTCATCTTCACCACCCGGGACCGGCCCGTCGCGAGCAGGCGCGGCTGGTCGAACGGGCCGATGCGGCACGGGGTGAGCACCGTGCGCTCCGGGCGGCGCCACACCCTCGGCCTCGTCTTCCACGACGCCGCGTGA
- a CDS encoding VOC family protein — protein sequence MTIALQYCHVTVNDPDESLGFYRDALGLEVRNDVASGGFRWVTLGSATQPGLEIVLSEPHAGRSQNDGDALQELLVKGVLPTLVFRTADLDATFEKVRASGAEVLQEPIDQPWGPRDCAFRDPSGNMIRIQQQATR from the coding sequence ATGACCATCGCACTCCAGTACTGCCACGTCACCGTCAACGACCCGGACGAGTCGCTCGGCTTCTACCGCGACGCGCTGGGCCTTGAGGTCCGCAACGACGTGGCCTCGGGCGGTTTCCGCTGGGTGACCCTCGGCAGCGCGACCCAGCCGGGGCTCGAAATCGTCCTGTCCGAGCCGCACGCCGGCCGGTCCCAGAACGATGGGGACGCCTTGCAGGAACTCCTCGTCAAGGGCGTCCTGCCGACGCTCGTGTTCAGGACGGCCGATCTCGACGCGACCTTCGAGAAGGTACGGGCATCGGGCGCCGAGGTTCTTCAGGAGCCCATCGACCAGCCGTGGGGCCCCCGGGACTGCGCGTTCCGCGACCCCTCGGGCAACATGATCCGCATCCAGCAGCAGGCCACCCGCTAG
- a CDS encoding helix-turn-helix transcriptional regulator, whose product MTPEDLANLVHLRRARDLIDREYAKPLDVPAMARHALMSPAHFSRRFRAVYGETPYSYLMTRRIERAMALLRAGTSVTDACMAVGCTSLGSFSSRFTEIVGETPSSYRAREHSAVAAMPPCVAKLHTRPTRTPTGTATVRAADGDAAA is encoded by the coding sequence ATGACCCCGGAAGACCTCGCCAACCTCGTGCACCTGCGCCGAGCGCGGGATCTCATCGACCGGGAGTACGCCAAGCCCCTCGACGTTCCGGCCATGGCCCGGCACGCCCTGATGTCGCCGGCCCACTTCTCCCGCCGGTTCCGTGCCGTCTACGGCGAGACGCCCTACAGCTACCTCATGACCCGCCGGATCGAGCGCGCGATGGCGCTGCTGCGGGCCGGGACGAGCGTGACCGACGCGTGCATGGCGGTCGGCTGTACGTCGCTCGGCTCGTTCAGTTCCCGGTTCACCGAAATCGTGGGCGAGACGCCGAGCTCGTACCGGGCCCGGGAGCACAGCGCCGTGGCGGCCATGCCCCCGTGCGTGGCGAAGCTGCACACCCGCCCGACGCGCACCCCCACGGGCACGGCCACGGTCCGAGCAGCGGACGGCGACGCCGCCGCCTAA
- a CDS encoding mechanosensitive ion channel family protein — protein sequence MNRGVVLHDWVAASIAMVAGVAAGLLLRIVLKWLGKHALRTRWSGDDIIVDALRTIAPWAATVAGAAAAAAQLPLTARVSGIVNHALTALIILITTLAVARVVAGLVQSLAHSRTGVAGSATIFVNITRVVVVAMGILVALETVGVSIAPLLTALGVGGLAVALALQDTLANLFAGVHILASKTVQPGDYIRLSGGEEGYVVDINWRNTVVRNLSNNLVIIPNARLARTNMTNYTRPEQELSIVVQVGVGYDSDLEHVERVTLDVVDSVMTDITGALPGHEAAVRFHTFADSRINFTVILGVGEFSNQYRIKHEFIKRLHRRYRAEGISIPAPARTVSLQREQPEVSPFPHQREAPPSPLPDGRH from the coding sequence TTGAACCGAGGCGTTGTCCTGCACGACTGGGTGGCGGCCTCCATAGCGATGGTGGCGGGCGTCGCCGCGGGGCTGCTGCTCCGCATCGTGCTGAAGTGGCTGGGCAAGCACGCGCTCAGGACGCGGTGGAGCGGGGACGACATCATCGTCGACGCGCTGCGCACCATCGCCCCGTGGGCGGCCACGGTCGCAGGCGCGGCGGCGGCCGCGGCGCAGCTGCCGCTGACCGCGCGGGTCTCGGGCATCGTCAACCACGCGCTGACCGCCCTCATCATCCTCATCACCACCCTCGCCGTGGCCCGGGTCGTCGCGGGGCTCGTGCAGTCCCTGGCGCACTCGCGGACCGGCGTCGCGGGCTCGGCCACGATCTTCGTCAACATCACGCGCGTCGTGGTGGTGGCGATGGGCATCCTGGTCGCCCTCGAAACCGTCGGCGTCTCGATAGCGCCCCTGCTCACGGCCCTCGGTGTGGGCGGCCTCGCGGTGGCCCTCGCGCTCCAGGACACCCTCGCCAACCTCTTCGCGGGGGTGCACATCCTCGCGTCCAAGACCGTTCAGCCCGGGGACTACATCCGGCTCAGCGGCGGCGAGGAGGGGTACGTCGTCGACATCAACTGGCGCAACACGGTGGTGCGCAACCTGTCGAACAACCTCGTGATCATCCCCAACGCGCGGCTCGCCCGCACCAACATGACCAACTACACGCGCCCGGAACAGGAGTTGTCGATCGTGGTGCAGGTCGGGGTCGGCTACGACAGCGACCTCGAACACGTCGAGCGGGTGACACTGGACGTCGTGGACAGCGTGATGACGGACATCACCGGGGCGCTGCCGGGGCACGAGGCCGCCGTTCGCTTCCACACGTTCGCGGATTCGCGGATCAACTTCACGGTGATCCTCGGCGTCGGTGAGTTCAGCAACCAGTACCGGATCAAGCACGAGTTCATCAAGCGGCTGCACCGTCGTTACCGCGCCGAGGGCATCTCGATACCCGCTCCGGCCCGGACCGTCTCGCTCCAGCGGGAGCAGCCCGAGGTTTCGCCGTTCCCCCACCAGCGCGAGGCCCCGCCGTCGCCGCTGCCGGACGGCCGGCACTGA
- a CDS encoding cold shock domain-containing protein, translated as MSERCDGIVQYFDREKGYGFVVPFGRRDAIYVRREDIEGEIRTLSEGQQVSFVIELGLGRFEARAVRP; from the coding sequence ATGAGCGAGCGATGCGACGGGATCGTTCAGTACTTCGACCGTGAGAAGGGCTACGGGTTCGTCGTGCCGTTCGGCCGGCGTGATGCCATCTACGTGCGCCGGGAGGACATCGAGGGAGAGATACGGACCCTGTCGGAGGGGCAGCAGGTGTCCTTCGTCATCGAGCTCGGCCTGGGCCGCTTCGAAGCGCGCGCGGTGCGCCCGTGA
- a CDS encoding NADP-dependent isocitrate dehydrogenase: MTDSTIIYTHTDEAPALATYSFLPVIQAYASTAGVTVETRDISLAGRIIASFPEFLEESQRIDDALAELGELAKTPGANIIKLPNVSASIPQLKAAVAELQGQGYALPDYPDDPKSDQDKDVRARYDKIKGSAVNPVLREGNSDRRAPASVKNYAKAHPHRMGKWTSDSKTNVATMGANDFRSTEKSTVIAADDTLRIELVADNGSTVVLRESVPVLTGEVVDASVLRVAVLREFLTEQIARAKAENVLFSVHLKATMMKVSDPIIFGHVVRAFFPKTFAKYGQTFAAAGLTPNDGLGGIYKGLESLPEGAEIKASFDAELAEGPELAMVDSDRGITNLHVPSDVIVDASMPAMIRTSGHMWDRAGAEADTLAVLPDSSYAGVYQAVIEDCRANGAYDPSTMGSVPNVGLMAQKAEEYGSHDKTFEIPATGTVRLVDAAGNVVLEQAVAEGDIFRACQTKDAPIRDWVKLAVTRARATGDPAVFWLDEGRAHDAQLIAKVKEYLGEHDTEGLDIQILTPVEATKLSVERIRRGENTISVTGNVLRDYLTDLFPILELGTSAKMLSVVPLMNGGGLFETGAGGSAPKHVQQLVKENYLRWDSLGEFLALAVSFEHLATTTGNARAQILADTLDRATGTFLNEDKSPSRKLGGIDNRGSHFYLALYWAQELAKQTEDAQLAEAFAALAKTLSEQESTIVDELVAVQGSPVEIGGYYQPDAAKATEVMRPSTTFNQAIATLA; this comes from the coding sequence GTGACTGACTCGACCATCATCTATACCCACACTGACGAGGCGCCGGCCCTGGCCACGTACTCGTTCCTGCCCGTGATCCAGGCGTACGCCTCGACCGCCGGTGTCACTGTGGAGACCCGTGACATCTCGCTCGCGGGACGCATCATCGCGAGCTTCCCCGAGTTCCTCGAGGAGAGCCAGCGGATCGACGACGCGCTCGCCGAGCTCGGCGAGCTGGCCAAGACGCCCGGCGCGAACATCATCAAGCTGCCGAACGTGTCGGCCTCCATCCCCCAGCTCAAGGCGGCCGTCGCCGAGCTGCAGGGCCAGGGCTACGCGCTGCCGGACTACCCGGACGACCCGAAGAGCGACCAGGACAAGGACGTCCGCGCGCGCTACGACAAGATCAAGGGCAGCGCCGTCAACCCGGTCCTGCGCGAGGGCAACTCCGACCGCCGCGCCCCTGCGTCGGTCAAGAACTACGCCAAGGCCCACCCGCACCGCATGGGCAAGTGGACCTCCGACTCGAAGACCAACGTCGCCACCATGGGCGCCAACGACTTCCGGTCCACCGAGAAGTCCACGGTCATCGCCGCCGACGACACGCTGCGCATCGAACTCGTCGCCGACAACGGCAGCACCGTGGTGCTGCGCGAGTCGGTACCGGTCCTCACCGGTGAGGTCGTCGACGCCTCCGTGCTGCGCGTCGCCGTGCTGCGCGAGTTCCTCACGGAGCAGATCGCCCGCGCCAAGGCCGAGAACGTGCTCTTCTCGGTGCACCTGAAGGCCACGATGATGAAGGTCTCCGACCCGATCATCTTCGGCCACGTGGTGCGCGCCTTCTTCCCCAAGACGTTCGCGAAGTACGGCCAGACGTTCGCCGCCGCGGGCCTGACCCCGAACGACGGCCTCGGCGGCATCTACAAGGGCCTGGAGTCGCTGCCCGAGGGCGCCGAGATCAAGGCGTCCTTCGACGCCGAACTCGCCGAGGGCCCGGAGCTCGCCATGGTCGACTCCGACCGCGGCATCACCAACCTGCACGTCCCCTCCGACGTCATCGTCGACGCCTCCATGCCCGCCATGATCCGTACCTCGGGTCACATGTGGGACCGGGCGGGAGCCGAGGCCGACACCCTGGCCGTGCTGCCGGACAGCAGCTACGCCGGTGTCTACCAGGCCGTCATCGAGGACTGCCGGGCCAACGGCGCCTACGACCCCTCGACGATGGGCTCCGTGCCGAACGTCGGCCTCATGGCACAGAAGGCCGAGGAGTACGGCTCGCACGACAAGACCTTCGAGATCCCGGCCACCGGCACGGTGCGCCTGGTGGACGCGGCCGGCAACGTCGTCCTGGAGCAGGCCGTCGCCGAGGGCGACATCTTCCGCGCCTGCCAGACCAAGGACGCCCCGATCAGGGACTGGGTCAAGCTCGCCGTCACGCGGGCCCGCGCCACCGGCGACCCGGCCGTCTTCTGGCTCGACGAGGGCCGCGCCCACGACGCCCAGCTCATCGCGAAGGTCAAGGAGTACCTGGGCGAGCACGACACCGAGGGCCTGGACATCCAGATCCTCACGCCGGTCGAGGCGACCAAGCTGTCCGTGGAGCGCATCCGCCGCGGCGAGAACACGATCTCCGTCACCGGCAACGTGCTGCGCGACTACCTGACCGACCTGTTCCCGATCCTGGAGCTGGGCACCAGCGCCAAGATGCTCTCGGTGGTCCCGCTGATGAACGGCGGCGGCCTCTTCGAGACGGGCGCCGGCGGCTCCGCCCCCAAGCACGTCCAGCAGCTGGTCAAGGAGAACTACCTGCGCTGGGACAGCCTGGGCGAGTTCCTCGCGCTCGCGGTCAGCTTCGAGCACCTCGCGACGACCACGGGCAACGCGCGCGCCCAGATCCTCGCCGACACCCTCGACCGCGCCACGGGCACCTTCCTCAACGAGGACAAGTCGCCCAGCCGCAAGCTCGGCGGCATCGACAACCGCGGCAGCCACTTCTACCTGGCCCTGTACTGGGCGCAGGAGCTGGCCAAGCAGACCGAGGACGCACAGCTCGCGGAGGCGTTCGCGGCCCTGGCCAAGACGCTCTCGGAGCAGGAGAGCACCATCGTCGACGAGCTCGTCGCGGTGCAGGGCTCGCCGGTCGAGATCGGCGGCTACTACCAGCCGGACGCTGCCAAGGCGACCGAGGTGATGCGCCCCTCCACCACCTTCAACCAGGCCATCGCCACCCTCGCCTGA
- a CDS encoding esterase-like activity of phytase family protein, whose protein sequence is MRLPTVTAAATLSLAVVVSMGAMDASAAAGPSPGGRDACSASTVLDGFSDVLDKTMFQGTVVGNLSGLAVDTDGRIAALSDRSQLFSLKVGGHLAAAPARVVPLADEKGAPLDSEAVVVERDGTRLITSELEPSVRRYDRDGRLLGRLPVPDALRVAPAGRAIANATFEGLALQPGGRTLIASMEAPLAGDAKDAAGRTLLRFQTWQRGSVKGAFRLAGQYAYPADPNAGVSEITATGDGRLLVLERGFTAGVGNSVRLFLADPRGASDVSGVQDLPGRARVVRKTLLADLAACPSLGATAKQPQPNPLLDNIEGLAVTGRSRDGRLRLLLVSDDNENPVQTTRLYALTVRLPRHL, encoded by the coding sequence GTGCGCCTGCCCACCGTCACCGCCGCTGCGACCCTCTCGCTGGCCGTCGTCGTCTCCATGGGTGCCATGGACGCGAGCGCCGCGGCCGGCCCGTCCCCGGGCGGCCGCGACGCCTGCTCCGCCTCTACGGTGCTCGACGGCTTCTCCGACGTCCTGGACAAGACGATGTTCCAGGGCACGGTGGTCGGCAATCTGTCCGGGCTCGCCGTGGACACCGACGGCAGGATCGCCGCACTGTCCGACCGCTCGCAGCTGTTCTCCCTGAAGGTGGGCGGCCACCTGGCGGCCGCGCCGGCCCGCGTCGTGCCGCTCGCGGACGAGAAGGGCGCGCCGCTCGACTCGGAGGCCGTCGTCGTGGAGCGGGACGGTACCCGTCTGATCACCTCGGAGCTCGAACCGTCCGTGCGCCGCTACGACCGCGACGGCCGTCTCCTGGGGCGGCTTCCCGTCCCGGACGCCCTGCGGGTCGCGCCGGCCGGACGCGCCATCGCCAACGCGACGTTCGAGGGTCTCGCCCTGCAGCCCGGTGGCCGCACGCTCATCGCCTCCATGGAGGCTCCTCTTGCGGGGGACGCCAAGGACGCGGCGGGGCGCACGCTCCTGCGGTTCCAGACCTGGCAACGGGGCAGCGTGAAGGGCGCGTTCCGGCTCGCCGGGCAGTACGCCTATCCCGCCGATCCGAACGCGGGCGTCTCGGAGATCACCGCGACGGGAGACGGCCGGCTGCTCGTCCTCGAGCGCGGCTTCACCGCGGGTGTCGGCAACTCGGTGCGCCTCTTCCTCGCCGACCCGCGCGGCGCGAGCGACGTGAGCGGCGTCCAGGACCTGCCGGGGCGTGCCCGCGTCGTGCGCAAGACCCTGCTGGCCGACCTGGCCGCCTGTCCGTCCCTGGGCGCGACGGCCAAGCAGCCGCAGCCCAACCCGCTGCTCGACAACATCGAGGGGCTTGCCGTCACCGGCCGCTCCCGGGACGGCCGGCTGCGGCTCCTCCTGGTCAGCGACGACAACGAGAACCCGGTGCAGACCACCCGCCTGTACGCGCTGACGGTCCGGCTGCCGCGGCACCTCTGA
- a CDS encoding cytochrome P450, with protein sequence MWLGRTYLARIQKRGIGPATISLLPDALLMPLRRDGLDPVPELTARQADEPVSKVPLPFGMDAWVVTGHDAVKAVLGSADGFSNDFTHLAGNAGVVEEQHPGGLGFSDPPVHTRLRRILTPEFTMRRLRRLTPRIDALVEERLDAMEAAGGTVDLVEAFALPIPSLTICELLGVPYEDRHDFQQLAMERFDLFAGATAPLGAMSASLSYFRDVVKQQRENPGDGLIGMIVKEHGDSVGDDELAGLADGVLTGGFETTASMLALGSLVLLQDPDAFARIAHDEAAAATFVEEALRHLTVVQLAFPRFAREDVEVAGVVIPKGDMVLCSLSGANRDASFTADGARFDPQRKAGGHLAFGYGIHRCIGAELARMELRAAFPALVRRFPDMRLAVPAEELAFRKLSIVYGVEALPVRLRG encoded by the coding sequence ATGTGGCTCGGGCGTACCTACCTTGCCAGGATCCAGAAGCGCGGTATCGGGCCGGCCACGATCTCGCTGCTGCCCGACGCGCTGCTCATGCCGCTGCGCCGTGACGGACTCGACCCGGTCCCCGAGCTCACCGCGCGCCAGGCCGACGAGCCGGTCAGCAAGGTCCCGCTGCCGTTCGGCATGGACGCCTGGGTGGTGACGGGACACGACGCCGTCAAGGCCGTCCTCGGCTCCGCCGACGGATTCAGCAACGACTTCACCCACCTCGCGGGCAACGCGGGTGTCGTGGAGGAGCAGCATCCCGGCGGGCTCGGATTCAGCGATCCGCCGGTGCACACCCGGCTGCGCCGCATCCTGACGCCCGAGTTCACCATGCGCAGGCTGCGCCGCCTGACCCCGCGCATCGACGCCCTCGTCGAGGAGCGGCTCGACGCGATGGAGGCGGCGGGCGGCACGGTCGACCTGGTCGAGGCGTTCGCGCTTCCCATACCCTCCCTGACCATATGCGAGCTGCTCGGCGTGCCCTACGAGGACCGCCACGACTTCCAGCAGCTCGCCATGGAACGCTTCGACCTGTTCGCCGGGGCGACCGCGCCCCTCGGCGCGATGTCCGCCTCGCTGTCCTACTTCCGGGACGTCGTCAAGCAGCAGCGCGAGAACCCGGGCGACGGCCTCATCGGCATGATCGTCAAGGAGCACGGCGACAGCGTCGGCGACGACGAACTCGCCGGGCTCGCCGACGGCGTCCTGACCGGCGGGTTCGAGACCACCGCGAGCATGCTGGCGCTCGGCTCCCTGGTCCTGCTCCAGGACCCGGACGCCTTCGCGCGGATCGCCCACGACGAGGCGGCCGCCGCGACGTTCGTCGAGGAGGCGCTGCGCCATCTCACCGTCGTCCAGCTGGCCTTCCCGCGCTTCGCCCGCGAGGACGTCGAGGTCGCTGGTGTGGTCATTCCCAAGGGCGACATGGTTCTCTGCTCGCTCAGCGGCGCCAACCGCGACGCCTCGTTCACCGCGGACGGCGCCCGCTTCGACCCGCAGCGCAAGGCGGGCGGCCACCTCGCCTTCGGTTACGGCATCCACCGCTGCATCGGCGCCGAACTCGCCCGCATGGAACTGCGCGCTGCCTTCCCCGCCCTGGTCCGCCGCTTCCCCGACATGCGCCTGGCCGTACCGGCCGAGGAACTCGCCTTCCGCAAGCTGTCGATCGTGTACGGCGTCGAAGCGCTGCCCGTGCGCCTGCGGGGCTGA